The bacterium DNA window GTTGGTGCTACGGTTGGTGCTACGGTTGGTGCTACGGTTGGAGCTACGGTTGGTGTTACGGTTGGATCTGATTCTTTTCTATGTTTTGGAATCAATGATCCGAAATAACCTTCAGCTCCTCCGACTGTTGCATCTGTAACAAGATCACCAAATTTATAAGAATTACCTTTAGGATTAGTTAGATAGCTTGTAGCAGGATTAGCGACTGCTCCAGCTGCAGCGCCCTCAGCGCCTGTTCCTCCAACGAGTTTAACTACAATACCTGCCACGACTGCTGCTACATGAGGTGCAACTGTTGCCAATAAACCTCTTTTTTCCTTTTTCTCTCCAGAATCTAGAGGTAAGTTTAATGAGATTTTTTGATCTGCCGGTTTGATATCCACGCCCATATTATCATTGGACTCTACTTTTCCAAAACCCCATAAATCAGGGTTTATTTTCTCTGCCTGGGTCTCTTGATTAATTGGACTAAACTGATCTTTTTGATTAAAAACTACTGATTTCTCAACTCTCATGTCTCCCATAATTTTTCCTCTTTCCTTAAATATCTCTACTACCACTTTCACTTATTTTTCTTATTAATATAAAAACAATCAATTTATATAAATTGCCATGCAAAAATCATGAATTTTCCAAAATTCACGCATGTTTTAGTTATAGTTAGAAAATTTATATATTAAATTTTGTTAAGCTGATAATTGTAGCTTTCTTTTAAATTCTTTTTTTCTTGCTCATAATTTGCAAGAAATTGTCCGCAGTTGCTTCCTATGCGGTTTTCTTCAAGCTCGCCGATACTTAGAATTACATCATAGCCGACTTTATTCAAATCTTGTATAATTTCATGTTCTTTTGTTTTCAACAAATTATTAGAAATTAAATTGTTGGAAAGAGCTTTAAAAGTTGGATTTACCGGTGTGATTTTTATTAAAAACTTATCTGGCGAAAAATATTTTAAAAGTTCCTGCGAATCTACCGGCATGCTATCTGCAAGAGCGAAATTAAGAGTAATTTTCTTTTCCCCTTCTCTAAAAAAATCGTTTCCGTAGTCGGAAATCGCTTTAAAACTCCATTTTTTTGCAGGGATAAGCTGATTTCTTTTTTCTAAATCCGTTGTATGTATAGAAAACTGCATCTGAAATTTTTCTTTGTAGAGTTTATTTTTTATTTCCAACAGTTCTTCAAAAAATTTATCTGCTCCGGCAGGCGCAACAGTTGAAATTGACGGCA harbors:
- a CDS encoding radical SAM protein, producing MKVLAKTGREDIAIVYIAEFDNKKRIEFVESIQPPLSREKKWVLIISSLFGCCINCQFCDAGGNYEGKLSKAELLAQIDYMVKNRYPEKIIPVEKFKIQFARMGEPSLNPNVLEVLYELPQIYDAPGLMPSISTVAPAGADKFFEELLEIKNKLYKEKFQMQFSIHTTDLEKRNQLIPAKKWSFKAISDYGNDFFREGEKKITLNFALADSMPVDSQELLKYFSPDKFLIKITPVNPTFKALSNNLISNNLLKTKEHEIIQDLNKVGYDVILSIGELEENRIGSNCGQFLANYEQEKKNLKESYNYQLNKI